A region from the Lolium perenne isolate Kyuss_39 chromosome 4, Kyuss_2.0, whole genome shotgun sequence genome encodes:
- the LOC127301356 gene encoding ABC transporter B family member 19, which yields MADFSFSRSGPQPQGRRRPGPYTTPENSTSFTSGPAHRGPRRRGRGVVDDMSWQSSVAWQPQQDTSWAQPHGLGAAVGPWGLGGSDTASRRGPALFQRTARDYYLQRRSGTRFHHDRSSIASSAVHRSGVSGIAGKRLELQSVVTDASKAIILAPDVSFASNDADSVAVPAARAGSGAVVRYGGGVNTPVSREVSFSRDNRNKLYVTSAPPQREQPSFGYDVSATSYSQSRYYSEEDGGGGGDYGYEDDEDDLEPRAGKPVSVTGLFKYSTPLDILLLVLGCIGAMINGGSLPWYSYLFGNFVNKIVTSDTTQMMKDVRQISVYMVILAVIVVIGAYLEIMCWRIVGERSALRVRREYLKAVLRQEIGFFDTEVSTGEVMQSISSDVAQIQEVMGEKMAGFVHHVFTFIFGYIVGFKTSWRIALAVLAVTPVMMACGLAYKAIYGGLTAKEEASYQPAGNVAQQAISSIRTVLSFVMEDRLANRYAEWLHKSAPIGIKMGFAKGAGMGMIYLVTYSQWALALWYGAKLVAQGEIKGGDAIACFFGVMVGGRGLALSLSYSAQFAQGTAAAGRVFEIIDREPEIDAYGTGGRALSAVRGRMEFKDVEFAYPSRPESLILYNLNLTVPAAKMLALVGVSGGGKSTVFALIERFYDPTRGSITLDGQDLGSLNLKWLRSQIGMVGQEPILFAVSIIENVMMGKENATRQEAIAACTKANAHTFILGLPDGYDTQVGDRGTQMSGGQKQRIALARAIIREPRILLLDEPTSALDAESEAVVQQSIDRLSVGRTVLVIAHRLATVRNADTIAVLDRGAVVESGRHAELMARNGPYAGLVKLASNSGRAEPNNAVPGTPGTPGPAGYNSFMDNSGYDVSMSKSRYGGIRTIQEEEADTKDARDGKGATSFNVSEIWELQRREGPLLILGFLMGINAGAVFSVFPLLLGQAVQVYFDADTDKMRRQIGYLAMAVVGLGVACIVTMTGQQGFCGWAGARLTMRVRDRLFRAIMQQEPAWFDEDDNAMGVLVTRLARDAIAFRSMFGDRYAVLLMAVGSAGVGLGICFGLDWRLTLIAMACTPLTLGASYLNLLINVGARSDDGAYAKASSIAAGAVSNVRTVAALCAQDGIVGTFNRALDGPTAKAQRRSQYMGLILGLSQGAMYGAYTVTLWAGAKFITQGKSTFGDVSKIFLILVLSSFSVGQLAGLAPDTSGAPTAIAGILNILKRRPAISEDGKRRAIKDGKPMDVELRKVIFAYPSRPDVTVLNDFSLRVKFGSTVAVVGASGSGKSTVVWLVQRFYDPLGGTVMVGGVDVRDLDLKWLRGECAMVGQEPALFSGSIRENIGFGNPKASWAEIEDAAKEANIHKFISGLPQGYDTQVGESGVQLSGGQKQRIAIARAVLKQSRILLLDEASSALDLESEKHVQEALRRVSRRATTITVAHRLSTVRDADRIAVVSLGRTVEFGSHETLLANHRDGLYAAMVKAEIEAQAFA from the exons ATGGCCGACTTCTCCTTCTCCCGCTCCGGCCCGCAGCCGCAGGGCCGGCGCCGCCCAGGCCCCTACACGACACCGGAGAACTCCACCTCCTTCACCAGCGGCCCTGCCCATCGCGGGCCACGGCGCCGGGGCCGCGGAGTCGTCGAtgacatgtcgtggcagagctccGTTGCATGGCAGCCGCAGCAGGACACGTCCTGGGCACAGCCGCACGGCCTGGGCGCCGCAGTCGGGCCCTGGGGTCTGGGCGGGTCAGACACTGCGTCACGCCGCGGCCCGGCGCTGTTCCAGAGGACGGCGCGGGACTACTACCTGCAGCGCCGGTCCGGCACCCGGTTCCACCATGACCGCTCGTCCATAGCGTCGTCCGCGGTGCACCGTTCAGGTGTCAGCGGCATCGCCGGCAAGCGGCTGGAGCTGCAGAGCGTCGTGACGGACGCGAGCAAGGCCATCATCCTCGCCCCGGATGTTTCATTCGCCAGCAACGACGCCGACAGCGTCGCCGTCCCGGCCGCCCGTGCTGGCTCCGGTGCCGTGGTCAGGTACGGCGGCGGCGTGAACACGCCGGTCTCCCGCGAGGTCTCCTTCTCGCGCGACAACCGCAACAAGCTCTACGTGACCTCGGCCCCGCCGCAGCGGGAGCAACCCAGCTTCGGATACGACGTCAGCGCCACCTCCTACAGCCAGAGTCGATACTACAGCGAGGAggatggcggcggcggaggtgacTACGGTTACGAGGATGACGAGGACGACCTCGAGCCGAGGGCTGGGAAGCCGGTCAGCGTAACCGGGCTGTTCAAGTACTCGACGCCGCTGGACATTCTGCTCCTCGTGCTGGGGTGCATCGGCGCCATGATCAACGGCGGGTCACTGCCGTGGTACTCGTACCTCTTCGGGAACTtcgtcaacaagatcgtcacctcaGACACGACGCAGATGATGAAGGACGTCAGGCAGATCAGCGTGTACATGGTGATACTCGCCGTAATTGTCGTCATAGGAGCATACCTAG AGATCATGTGCTGGAGGATTGTGGGCGAGCGGTCAGCGCTGCGGGTGCGGCGTGAGTACCTCAAGGCCGTGCTGCGGCAGGAGATCGGGTTCTTCGACACCGAGGTGAGCACCGGCGAGGTGATGCAGAGCATCTCCAGCGACGTTGCACAGATCCAAGAAGTCATGGGAGAGAAG ATGGCAGGTTTTGTGCACCACGTCTTCACCTTCATCTTTGGCTACATCGTCGGGTTCAAAACGTCATGGAGGATCGCCCTCGCCGTGCTTGCCGTCACGCCCGTCATGATGGCCTGCGGCCTCGCCTACAAGGCCATATACGGCGGCCTCACCGCCAAGGAAGAG GCGTCGTACCAACCAGCGGGCAATGTCGCGCAGCAGGCGATCAGCTCGATCCGGACGGTACTGTCGTTCGTGATGGAGGACCGGCTGGCCAACAGGTATGCGGAGTGGCTGCACAAGTCGGCCCCGATCGGCATAAAAATGGGCTTCGCCAAGGGTGCCGGCATGGGAATGATCTACCTGGTCACTTACTCCCAGTGGGCGCTGGCGCTCTGGTACGGCGCCAAGCTCGTCGCGCAGGGCGAGATCAAGGGGGGCGATGCCATCGCCTGCTTCTTCGGAGTCATGGTCGGAGGCCGGGGCCTGGCGCTGTCGCTATCGTACTCGGCACAGTTCGCGCAGGGGACAGCGGCCGCGGGGCGGGTGTTCGAGATCATTGACCGGGAGCCGGAGATCGACGCGTACGGGACTGGCGGGCGCGCCCTGTCGGCGGTGCGGGGGCGGATGGAGTTCAAGGACGTGGAGTTCGCCTACCCGTCGCGACCGGAGTCGCTGATCCTGTACAACCTGAACCTGACCGTCCCGGCGGCGAAGATGCTTGCCCTCGTGGGTGTCAGCGGCGGCGGCAAGTCCACCGTGTTTGCGCTCATCGAGAGGTTCTACGACCCCACCCGAG GATCTATCACGTTGGACGGCCAGGATCTGGGGTCGCTGAACCTCAAGTGGCTAAGGTCGCAGATTGGGATGGTCGGGCAGGAGCCAATCCTCTTCGCCGTCTCCATCATCGAGAACGTCATGATGGGCAAGGAGAACGCGACGAGGCAAGAGGCCATCGCCGCCTGCACAAAGGCCAACGCTCACACCTTCATCCTAGGCCTCCCCGACGGCTACGACACGCAG GTTGGGGACCGTGGGACCCAGATGTCAGGGGGACAGAAGCAGCGCATCGCCCTGGCGCGCGCCATCATCCGCGAGCCGCGCATCCTGCTTCTGGACGAGCCCACCAGCGCGTTGGACGCCGAGTCCGAGGCCGTCGTGCAGCAGTCCATCGACCGCCTCTCCGTTGGCCGCACCGTGCTCGTAATCGCGCACCGCCTCGCCACTGTCCGCAATGCTGACACCATCGCGGTGCTCGACCGTGGCGCGGTCGTCGAGTCCGGCCGACATGCTGAACTTATGGCCCGTAACGGCCCCTACGCCGGCCTTGTGAAGCTCGCCTCTAACAGCGGCAGGGCCGAGCCAAACAACGCCGTGCCCGGCACCCCCGGAACTCCAGGCCCAGCAGGGTACAACAGCTTCATGGACAACTCTGGGTACGACGTGTCGATGTCCAAGTCGAGGTACGGTGGCATCCGCACGatccaggaggaggaggcggacaccAAGGACGCCCGCGATGGCAAGGGCGCCACCTCGTTCAACGTCTCTGAGATATGGGAGCTGCAGCGTCGGGAAGGGCCGTTGCTCATCCTGGGTTTCCTGATGGGCATCAACGCCGGCGCAGTGTTCTCCGTGTTCCCGCTGCTCCTTGGCCAGGCCGTCCAGGTGTACTTCGACGCAGACACGGACAAAATGAGGCGGCAGATCGGGTACCTGGCCATGGCCGTTGTCGGCCTCGGCGTGGCGTGCATCGTCACCATGACTGGGCAGCAGGGGTTCTGCGGCTGGGCCGGCGCCCGGCTCACCATGCGCGTCCGCGACCGCCTCTTCCGCGCCATCATGCAGCAGGAGCCCGCGTGGTTCGACGAGGACGACAATGCCATGGGCGTCCTCGTCACACGCCTCGCCAGGGACGCCATCGCCTTCCGCTCCATGTTTGGCGACCGGTACGCGGTGCTGCTCATGGCCGTGGGCTCTGCCGGCGTCGGCCTCGGCATATGCTTCGGGCTGGACTGGCGCCTCACTCTCATAGCCATGGCCTGCACTCCACTAACGCTCGGCGCCAGCTACCTCAACCTTCTCATCAACGTGGGCGCCAGGTCAGACGACGGCGCGTACGCGAAGGCCAGCAGCATCGCCGCTGGCGCCGTGTCGAACGTGCGCACAGTCGCGGCGCTCTGCGCCCAGGACGGCATCGTGGGCACGTTCAACCGTGCGCTGGACGGTCCCACGGCAAAGGCACAGCGGAGGTCGCAGTACATGGGTCTCATCCTCGGGCTCTCCCAGGGCGCCATGTACGGCGCCTACACGGTGACGCTCTGGGCCGGCGCCAAGTTCATCACGCAAGGCAAGTCCACCTTCGGCGACGTGTCCAAGATCTTCCTCATCCTCGTCCTCAGCTCCTTCTCCGTCGGCCAGCTTGCCGGGCTCGCCCCTGACACCTCCGGCGCGCCGACGGCGATCGCCGGCATACTGAACATCCTTAAGCGGCGGCCGGCGATCAGCGAGGACGGCAAGAGGCGGGCGATCAAGGACGGGAAGCCGATGGACGTGGAGCTGAGGAAAGTGATCTTCGCGTACCCGTCTCGGCCGGATGTGACGGTGCTGAACGACTTCTCGCTGCGAGTCAAGTTCGGGAGCACGGTGGCGGTGGTCGGCGCGAGCGGGAGCGGCAAGTCGACggtggtgtggctggtgcagcggTTCTACGACCCCCTCGGGGGAACCGTCATGGTCGGCGGCGTGGACGTGCGGGACCTGGACCTCAAGTGGCTCAGGGGAGAGTGCGCCATGGTGGGCCAGGAGCCGGCTCTCTTCAGCGGGTCCATCAGGGAGAACATTGGGTTTGGCAACCCAAAGGCCTCGTGGGCCGAAATCGAGGATGCTGCCAAGGAGGCCAACATCCACAAGTTCATCTCTGGACTTCCCCAAGGCTACGACACACAG GTTGGGGAGAGTGGAGTGCAGTTATCAGGTGGTCAGAAGCAGAGGATCGCCATCGCACGGGCAGTCCTGAAGCAGTCGAGGATACTGCTCCTGGACGAGGCGAGCAGCGCGCTGGACCTGGAGTCCGAGAAGCACGTGCAGGAGGCGCTCCGGCGAGTGTCGCGGCGGGCGACGACGATCACGGTGGCGCACCGGCTCTCCACGGTGCGAGACGCCGACCGCATCGCCGTGGTGAGCCTCGGCCGGACAGTGGAGTTTGGCAGCCACGAGACCCTCCTGGCGAACCACCGCGACggcctctacgccgccatggtgaaGGCCGAGATCGAGGCGCAGGCGTTCGCGTAG
- the LOC127301357 gene encoding protein FAR1-RELATED SEQUENCE 5 isoform X2, with protein MRRGPEGRRTLCNACGIAWAKGKMRKVIDSDEPIDDVAIAKLVPEIGMEFDNEDKAYEFYNRYAGHIGFSVRKSSSDKSSDNITRSRTFVCSREGFRKDKKGAKEVKRPRPETRIGCRARMTIKITLDGKYRIAEFVADHNHQPAPPSTMHMLRSQRVLTELQTTEAESSEDSTTPSSFPGGSLVQQAGTFRNVNFLPADYRSSLHSKRMKNMQPGDAGGVVKYLQSMQLNNPSFFHAVQLDADDKLTNIFWADSKSRIDLSYFGDVVCLDTTYKIDAHDRPLTLFLGVNHHKQVSIFGAALLYDESVESFKWLFDTFKIATDGKQPKTILTDQSMAASVAIRAAWPGTVYCLCPWQMYQNTVKQLNHIFQGSKTFAKDLSRCFYDYEEEESFLLGWRTMVEKYDLRNNEWLHKLFEDRDKWASAYNQHVFTADIKSSLQSENVSNVLKKYLSPQFDLLSFFKHYERVLDEHRYAELQADFHASQSFPRIPPSKMLRQAANMYTPVVFEIFRREFEMFVDSVIYSCGEFGTASDYRVAVTDKPGEHYVRFESSDLSVVCSCKKFESMGIQCCHVLKVLDFRNIKELPRKYLMRRWKKDAKSADTGNQESLTDGAVQTPGSSLNVPVPIVDQQQQHLNNHHEHAASVSSIHHQAPHGGTQRNQGYAPLAAMNQQQFMGSFTLNHETGF; from the exons ATGCGTCGTGGACCAGAGGGAAGGAGGACTTTATGCAATGCGTGTGGGATAGCATGGGCAAAG GGGAAAATGAGAAAAGTTATTGATTCTGATGAACCCATAGATGATGTCGCTATTGCAAAACTGGTGCCGGAAATTGGCATGGAATTTGACAATGAGGACAAAGCATATGAGTTCTATAACAGGTATGCTGGACACATAGGCTTTAGTGTTCGTAAGAGTTCATCGGACAAATCGTCTGACAACATCACAAGGTCAAGAACCTTTGTATGCTCAAGAGAAGGTTTCCGCAAGGACAAGAAAGGAGCTAAAGAAGTCAAAAGGCCACGGCCAGAAACAAGAATAGGATGCCGTGCACGGATGACAATTAAGATTACACTGGATGGTAAATATCGTATTGCTGAATTTGTAGCAGACCATAACCATCAGCCAGCACCTCCGTCAACCATGCATATGCTGAGATCTCAGAGGGTACTTACTGAGTTACAAACAACTGAAGCAGAATCCTCAGAGGATTCCACAACACCGTCAAGCTTCCCTGGTGGCTCTTTGGTGCAGCAGGCAGGCACTTTTAGAAATGTTAATTTCCTTCCAGCAGATTACAGGAGTTCCCTTCACTCAAAGCGTATGAAAAATATGCAACCTGGTGACGCAGGAGGTGTTGTGAAGTATCTGCAGAGCATGCAGTTGAACAATCCTTCTTTCTTTCATGCTGTCCAACTTGATGCGGATGACAAGCTGACCAACATTTTCTGGGCTGATTCCAAATCGAGAATTGACTTGAGCTACTTCGGTGATGTGGTTTGTTTGGACACAACCTACAAGATAGATGCACATGACAGGCCATTaactctcttccttggagtgaatcACCATAAGCAAGTTTCCATATTTGGTGCTGCTTTGCTTTATGATGAATCAGTAGAGTCCTTCAAGTGGTTGTTTGACACGTTCAAGATTGCTACAGATGGAAAGCAACCAAAAACAATCTTGACTGATCAATCAATGGCAGCAAGTGTTGCCATTAGAGCGGCATGGCCTGGCACAGTTTACTGTCTTTGTCCATGGCAAATGTACCAGAACACTGTCAAACAACTTAATCACATCTTCCAAGGTTCTAAGACATTTGCAAAGGATCTCAGCAGATGTTTTTATGACTATGAGGAAGAAGAGAGCTTTTTACTAGGATGGAGAACTATGGTAGAGAAGTATGATCTAAGAAACAATGAGTGGCTTCATAAATTATTCGAAGATCGAGATAAATGGGCATCTGCATACAATCAACATGTATTCACTGCAGATATAAAAAGTTCATTGCAGTCAGAAAATGTCAGTAATGTGTTGAAAAAGTACTTGAGTCCACAATTTGATCTGTTGTCTTTCTTCAAGCACTACGAAAGAGTGCTGGATGAGCACCGGTATGCAGAGCTACAAGCCGATTTTCATGCAAGCCAGAGCTTCCCTAGAATACCTCCCTCGAAAATGCTAAGACAAGCTGCCAACATGTACACACCAGTGGTTTTTGAAATATTTCGCAGAGAGTTCGAGATGTTTGTGGATTCAGTGATTTACAGTTGTGGGGAGTTTGGAACTGCATCTGATTATAGAGTAGCAGTAACAGATAAACCTGGGGAACACTATGTTAGGTTTGAATCCAGTGACTTATCTGTTGTCTGTAGCTGTAAAAAGTTCGAGTCAATGGGTATCCAGTGTTGCCATGTGTTGAAAGTCCTTGATTTCAGAAATATAAAGGAGTTGCCACGAAAATATTTGATGAGAAGATGGAAGAAGGATGCCAAGTCTGCAGATACAGGAAATCAAGAATCCTTGACTGATGGAGCTGTGCAAACTCCAGGCTCTTCTTTAAATGTTCCAGTGCCAATTGTAGATCAGCAACAACAGCATTTAAATAATCACCATGAACAT GCTGCTTCTGTATCTAGCATCCATCACCAAGCTCCTCATGGAGGCACCCAGCGAAACCAG GGTTATGCCCCTTTAGCAGCGATGAACCAGCAGCAATTTATGGGAAGTTTCACTCTAAATCATGAAACAGGTTTCTAA
- the LOC127301357 gene encoding protein FAR1-RELATED SEQUENCE 5 isoform X1: MQFEREGAIGVGVGDGQGEDRVDEPTRCLRCGISANATPHMRRGPEGRRTLCNACGIAWAKGKMRKVIDSDEPIDDVAIAKLVPEIGMEFDNEDKAYEFYNRYAGHIGFSVRKSSSDKSSDNITRSRTFVCSREGFRKDKKGAKEVKRPRPETRIGCRARMTIKITLDGKYRIAEFVADHNHQPAPPSTMHMLRSQRVLTELQTTEAESSEDSTTPSSFPGGSLVQQAGTFRNVNFLPADYRSSLHSKRMKNMQPGDAGGVVKYLQSMQLNNPSFFHAVQLDADDKLTNIFWADSKSRIDLSYFGDVVCLDTTYKIDAHDRPLTLFLGVNHHKQVSIFGAALLYDESVESFKWLFDTFKIATDGKQPKTILTDQSMAASVAIRAAWPGTVYCLCPWQMYQNTVKQLNHIFQGSKTFAKDLSRCFYDYEEEESFLLGWRTMVEKYDLRNNEWLHKLFEDRDKWASAYNQHVFTADIKSSLQSENVSNVLKKYLSPQFDLLSFFKHYERVLDEHRYAELQADFHASQSFPRIPPSKMLRQAANMYTPVVFEIFRREFEMFVDSVIYSCGEFGTASDYRVAVTDKPGEHYVRFESSDLSVVCSCKKFESMGIQCCHVLKVLDFRNIKELPRKYLMRRWKKDAKSADTGNQESLTDGAVQTPGSSLNVPVPIVDQQQQHLNNHHEHAASVSSIHHQAPHGGTQRNQGYAPLAAMNQQQFMGSFTLNHETGF; the protein is encoded by the exons ATGCAGTTCGAGCGCGAGGGAGCTATTGGTGTTGGTGTCGGTGATGGCCAAGGGGAAGACAGGGTCGACGAGCCTACCAG GTGCCTACGCTGTGGCATCAGCGCAAACGCGACACCTCATATGCGTCGTGGACCAGAGGGAAGGAGGACTTTATGCAATGCGTGTGGGATAGCATGGGCAAAG GGGAAAATGAGAAAAGTTATTGATTCTGATGAACCCATAGATGATGTCGCTATTGCAAAACTGGTGCCGGAAATTGGCATGGAATTTGACAATGAGGACAAAGCATATGAGTTCTATAACAGGTATGCTGGACACATAGGCTTTAGTGTTCGTAAGAGTTCATCGGACAAATCGTCTGACAACATCACAAGGTCAAGAACCTTTGTATGCTCAAGAGAAGGTTTCCGCAAGGACAAGAAAGGAGCTAAAGAAGTCAAAAGGCCACGGCCAGAAACAAGAATAGGATGCCGTGCACGGATGACAATTAAGATTACACTGGATGGTAAATATCGTATTGCTGAATTTGTAGCAGACCATAACCATCAGCCAGCACCTCCGTCAACCATGCATATGCTGAGATCTCAGAGGGTACTTACTGAGTTACAAACAACTGAAGCAGAATCCTCAGAGGATTCCACAACACCGTCAAGCTTCCCTGGTGGCTCTTTGGTGCAGCAGGCAGGCACTTTTAGAAATGTTAATTTCCTTCCAGCAGATTACAGGAGTTCCCTTCACTCAAAGCGTATGAAAAATATGCAACCTGGTGACGCAGGAGGTGTTGTGAAGTATCTGCAGAGCATGCAGTTGAACAATCCTTCTTTCTTTCATGCTGTCCAACTTGATGCGGATGACAAGCTGACCAACATTTTCTGGGCTGATTCCAAATCGAGAATTGACTTGAGCTACTTCGGTGATGTGGTTTGTTTGGACACAACCTACAAGATAGATGCACATGACAGGCCATTaactctcttccttggagtgaatcACCATAAGCAAGTTTCCATATTTGGTGCTGCTTTGCTTTATGATGAATCAGTAGAGTCCTTCAAGTGGTTGTTTGACACGTTCAAGATTGCTACAGATGGAAAGCAACCAAAAACAATCTTGACTGATCAATCAATGGCAGCAAGTGTTGCCATTAGAGCGGCATGGCCTGGCACAGTTTACTGTCTTTGTCCATGGCAAATGTACCAGAACACTGTCAAACAACTTAATCACATCTTCCAAGGTTCTAAGACATTTGCAAAGGATCTCAGCAGATGTTTTTATGACTATGAGGAAGAAGAGAGCTTTTTACTAGGATGGAGAACTATGGTAGAGAAGTATGATCTAAGAAACAATGAGTGGCTTCATAAATTATTCGAAGATCGAGATAAATGGGCATCTGCATACAATCAACATGTATTCACTGCAGATATAAAAAGTTCATTGCAGTCAGAAAATGTCAGTAATGTGTTGAAAAAGTACTTGAGTCCACAATTTGATCTGTTGTCTTTCTTCAAGCACTACGAAAGAGTGCTGGATGAGCACCGGTATGCAGAGCTACAAGCCGATTTTCATGCAAGCCAGAGCTTCCCTAGAATACCTCCCTCGAAAATGCTAAGACAAGCTGCCAACATGTACACACCAGTGGTTTTTGAAATATTTCGCAGAGAGTTCGAGATGTTTGTGGATTCAGTGATTTACAGTTGTGGGGAGTTTGGAACTGCATCTGATTATAGAGTAGCAGTAACAGATAAACCTGGGGAACACTATGTTAGGTTTGAATCCAGTGACTTATCTGTTGTCTGTAGCTGTAAAAAGTTCGAGTCAATGGGTATCCAGTGTTGCCATGTGTTGAAAGTCCTTGATTTCAGAAATATAAAGGAGTTGCCACGAAAATATTTGATGAGAAGATGGAAGAAGGATGCCAAGTCTGCAGATACAGGAAATCAAGAATCCTTGACTGATGGAGCTGTGCAAACTCCAGGCTCTTCTTTAAATGTTCCAGTGCCAATTGTAGATCAGCAACAACAGCATTTAAATAATCACCATGAACAT GCTGCTTCTGTATCTAGCATCCATCACCAAGCTCCTCATGGAGGCACCCAGCGAAACCAG GGTTATGCCCCTTTAGCAGCGATGAACCAGCAGCAATTTATGGGAAGTTTCACTCTAAATCATGAAACAGGTTTCTAA